Genomic DNA from bacterium:
TCGTCCTCACCGGAAGTTTCCCTAGCGCTCTTCGGATTGAGTCTGCCGAGGTGATCGAATACTACGCGAAACACCTCGGGCTCAAGGAGGCTTACGACGCAGTCGTTACGAACCCGCCTTTCATCAAGTGGGACGCAGTCCCTGAGGACTGGCGCCAGAGGATTAGCAAGTTCATGGCGACCGAGGCGACCGGCAAGATCGACCTCTTCCTCGCACTCTTGAAGGTCGGACTCGAGATGGTCAAGCCAGGAGGCTTTCTCCTCTACGTCCTGCCCCACAGCTTCCTGATCGCTCGTAATGCAGCCAAGCTACGTCAACGGATCGCTGCCGAGTTCTGGGTACGCGTAATAGTCGATCTCTCTGAGATACCTGTATTTGGTGATGTTGGAGCCTATGTTGTTCTGTTGATACTACAGAAGAAGCCCCGACACGCCGCCGAAGAACCCTTGGCAGCCGTCGTTCATTGCAGGGGGTACGTCGGGTTCGCTCTGCAGAGCGCCCTGGAGGGCAAGCGCACCACCTCTGATTTCTACAGCATCCACGATACCTCGCAAGCTACGTTCAGGGCGAAGACCTGGCAAGTCCCGCCGCCCAGCCAGCAGGGGCTCGCCGCGGCTCTGCGGCGGTTCACTCGTCTCGATGATTTCCTGATTGTCAGGGAGGGGTTTGTCACGGGCGCCGATGACGTATTCATCCGTCGGCGGGCGGACGCGCCCCCTGGCGAGGAGAAGGCATACCGGCCGTTTCTACACGACCGAGAGATGGGGCGCTACAGAGTCCCGAAGAACACCAAGGAGGTGGTCTTCTATCCGTTCGAGAATGACCGCAGACTAGAGGCCACCGAAGTTCGAAAGCGTTTCCCTGCGACGTGGGCGTTTCTGGGGGAACACAAGAAGCTTCTCCAGGAACGAGCGTCCGTGAGAGCGAAGACGGTCGAGTGGTGGTGCCCAGAGCGCCCCCGCTCCCCAGAAAACATGCTGCGGCCGAAGCTCGTCAGCCCACACCTCATTCTGCTTCCGCGCTTCTCATTCGACGAGACGGGACAATACGCGATTTCGCATAGTCCTCTGTTGTATCCACGAGACCCCTCAAGCCAAACGGATTTCCTGCTCTACTTCTTGGCTGTCCTCAACTCGTCGGTTGCGTACTGGCAGATTGCCATGCTCTCCCACAAGTACAGTCGTGGCTACGCGATGCTTGAGCCGAAGACGCTGAAGGAGCTCCGAATTCCACCACCTGCGGAAGTTCATCCGTCAAGGATGAAGCGGCTCCTGGCGCTAGTCCGCCGACGTCTGGACAACTCAGACGCCCAGGATCTCGAACTCGACATCGATCGCGTCGTGGCGGACCTGTATGGCCTCTCGACGACAGATCGAATCGAGATCGGTATGGAGCGGTAGGTGCTTCGCGTTGTCCTCGCGGCTGAGAAACTGACGCATCGGCCGAATCTACTGCAGAAGTTGCTGGGGCGCCTTCGCTCGGCCGGCAAACAGCCCGTGCTGGCCGTGCAATTCGTTAAGCAGAAGGCCGACGGCGGACGCGCTATCGCCGCCCATGAGGGCAATGCCAGCACGACAGACTACCGGGATTGGAGGTTCCGCACGGCCGCCCGCGACGTCTGGGGACAGTACTTCGAGATTTGGAAGCCACTTGGCAGTCGTCAGGATGAATGGTACCTGCACCAGGCGTACTTGCATCTCTTTCGCACGGAAATGCCCTCACATAGCCTCATTGAGTTTCTTGCGCTGCATTCCGACCCGAACGACGAAACCGACGAGCCGGTTGGCTCCTATAAACGGGGACCACATCTTCACGTCACACAGTCATCCGAGCCGCTACCGCACTGTCACTTCCCATTGAATCTCGGACAACTGGACCAGGTTCTGTCTTCCGTTGATGACCTGACGCTGGCCCTCGAAAGTGCGATCGGCGTGATTGCACACGATGTCCTCGGCAGGTTTGGCTACTGAGACTGCACACACTGCGCGGTCACACCTGTACAAATCTCCGCCGACACTGGGGGCCCGAGAGTCATTTGTTGGGTTCCAACATAGTCCGCCAGGTCGACACCGAGTACACCAACGAGTAGGCACGAGGCCTAGTCTCCGGTTATCTAAGCCATCCCCAAGACCGGATTTCTGGCGAATGTCATCCTGTCCAATCTGGACCAGTATTGCGCCTATGCGCTTGATTCTGCTCTATTGGGCAAAGAGAAAGGGTTCAAGACCAACCAGGTGTACCAAGCACGATCACGTTCAACTCTTGTCGAGGATCACAAAACAGCGCTGAGAGGCGCTGTGTTTCGTTTCGGTGAGCCTGTCCCGCAGCATGGTTCCTGCCCAGGTAGGAATTCGAATCCTACACAGTGACCGCGCCGTCGAGAGCCGTAAGTGGTACCATCCCCGCAGTACATCGCTGCGAGCCACGACAGACGCTGAGGGAGACAGGCTCATGTTCCGACGGAAGCGCTCGGATACCAAAGTGGCGAGCATAGAGGAGCAATACGGCCTCGACCTTGGCGTTCGCGGTGACATGAAGTTGGGTAGGCTCCTTCAGCTCACGGGTTGCGAGACCGTCACAGATCTGAGGAGCCTCGGAAGTGACGGGATCCGACGGCGCCTGGCCCGCGCTCGCCCGCAGCCCGATCCGCAGATCACGAGCTACCTCGAGCATCTACTCGTGAAGTACGCGCTGCGACCGCAGGACGAGGAGGCGATTCGAAGGGCTCGTGCGCAGTACGAAGGATTGCTGCTCGGTGGCTGGGAAGGCGGCAACCCCCGGATTCGCTACGCTGGCTCAGTCGCGAAGGGGACCGCTATCCGTGTCTCGTACGATCTTGACATGGTGCTCTACTTCCCCGCAGAGAGTGCGATGAGCATAAGCGAATGCTACGAGGCGGTCGAGAGGCGGCTACGTAGCGCAAGACGCCGGCCGAAACGCAGGAATGTGGCGCTTCGGGTTCAACATCCTGGCTTTCACGTTGATATCGTGCCCGGAAAGACTCTCAAGAGTGATTCCCGGTACGCGAATCTCTACGTGAGCGGGGCACGGACCACCCGTCAGACCAGTATCGAGCAGCATGTCGCCCACGTGCGCGAGGGTGGATTACGCGACGTACTCCAGATCCTCAAGCTGTGGCGAGTGCGGCACAAAGTCCCAATTGGCTCCTTCGCAATCGAGCTGGCGACTGCCGAGGCGCTGCGCGGCTACCAAGACCCGAAACTGGATCGCCGCGTCATGCGCGTGCTCGAGTTCCTTCGGGACGATTTCCAGAGTGCTCGGCTACTCGATCCTGCCAATAGCAATAACATCATCTCGGATCTCGTGTCGTTGCACAACAAGCGCCGTGTCGCTGAGATCGCGGCCCGCGGCTGCTCCGAGGATTTCTGGAAACACGTTGTCTGGTGACGACGCTCCTGCTCCGCCGCACCCTATTTCGAGCTCGCCGCCAGCATGCTCAGTGATTTCGCCGCCACTGATGGGGGAATCCGGTCTCTGAGACGCCGCAGTGCCGGCATGTGACACTTCCGCACTACTTTCCCGGAACCGCACGGACACAGCCAGTGCCCCCTGACCTCCGGTCTGGCGAGGTAGTCGAGGTACCCACGCAAGATACGGCCATCAATGGGCCCGAGGTGTTCCTGATAGAACTGGAGTAGTCCTTCCGAGCCATGCGCCCACTCTCCGTGGGGCCACCCGGCGCCCAACTCTACCAGGCTGTTGCCCAGGAGATACGTTCTCACCGGTCCGCTGATGTAGTCGATCAGAGGCCTCTCTGCGAACCCATGGAGCCAATACTCCTCCGGGAGGCAGATACAAAGCGCGCCATCCGAGTTGACATGTCGGTCTGGCGCGCGGGGGATTCGGCCTGCGCTTTCGCGTACGATGGGCTGGGAATCCGGGTAGTCTTGTGGAAGGTCAATCTCGATTTCATAGGTATCAAGACGCCTGCCCTCGTATTCGATCCGGAACGGACCCTTGAATCTGAGGTGGCCGGCCTCTTCCGAGGCGATCAGTTCCGGGAACGCCTGCGCCACCTCGTTCTTGAGTCGGTCGAGTTGTGCTTGGTCGTGACGCGGGCGACGATGACTCATACGAGGCGGTTGCACCACGGCTTTGTCGGAGCGCTGATGCCCGCGGCTGCGCGTTTCAGCGCCTCCACACGGGACTCCTTCGAATCCTCAGGAAGCGCGCCAAAGACACCTTCCCATCCGGACGCCGCCACGGTAGTCAGGGTGTCCTTGGCCACGAGGGCAAGAATCTGGCGTACGTTGTCGTCGAACGCCTCGGAGAGGTCGTTGCCGTCGGGATTCGCCGGGTCCTTGATCGTGATGTCGTCGACATTGTCGCGCAGCTCGGTAAGGACGTGCTTCAGCTGCTCCTCCAAGGAATCCTTCTTGTGATCCTTGAGAAGCTCGATAACGGCAAGCTCGAGTACAAAGGTGCGTACCGAGAGGCTCTTGCGAGTTCGCCAGACCTTGAGCACCTTGATGGCATCGGAAACGCCGCTATCCCTGACATGCTTGATATGAGTATCGAGGTTCGTCTTGAGCCGCTTCTTATCGCCGGAAGCTCGATAGAGAAAGGTATCGGATTTCGCGTCATCCACGTAGCGCCCTGGAACGACGTCCACATGGAAATCGGCCTTATCGCTAAGACCCATCAGGCGCAGGGCCTGCGTCTTCGTCACTACCGTGTACTTGGTTTCAAGCGCCTTACGCACGTTGTTGAAGACTTCTTCAAGCGTCTCGGCGTTTTCGTCATCGTCGCGCGGGAAGTAGCAGATGATATCCAGGTCGTAGGATTCGCGGACGAGCGTGCCCTTGGCCTTGGATCCTCCGTACTTGATGGTCGGGGATGAGTCGAATTCGTCCCGCAGCAGTTCTTCCACTTCGCCGCGGATCTTCTGAAGCTCCTTGAGCTCCGTGCTGTCGTCAGAAAGCGCCTGGCTGTCCAGAAACACCTTCAAGTAGTCCTTGTTATTCATATTGTTTGTCATTAGCATTAATCCTTGTGCGAAGGTTGAATCCTCCGCTTCCCTTGTCGAAATCGTAGACACATAGTGCGGGATGAACCTTTGGCAGTAGGTCGTATCCGCAAGCAACGGCTATGGGTGCCGGAATCGCTGGGAAGAGGCTGATTTCCTCTAGTCCGACATGTCTCTTCATCAGTTCAGCGAGCAGTCTGCGGTAAAGCTGCCGGAACTCCTCGAGGTCCTGCCGCTGACGCAATAAGTCCGTGGTCAGAGGCTGATCCTTGAGCGTTAACTCATATATGGAGTAGGACGCATCAATTGTCGGCGGCAGCTGTTCACGATGCACCTGGCCGCTGAGTGAAATGATCAACGCCACTTTCCCGTTGTCTGCACCCTGCTGTAGTGGTTTCCACTCGTATGCTGCGACTTCTTCCGAGGTGCGCCAAACCCAGGGATTGGAGCCGTCCCGATGCCGCTGAAACAGGTCGACCGGAATCTTGTTACTGAGACGGCTACCAAGGAAGATCAGGAGATGGATGGGGGCCAGAGCAAAGAGCGAGATGTGACGCGTCTTGTCTACATCCATCCCAGGACTGTAGAGCGCGCGGACCTCCCGCGCGATCTGCCGCTGAGCGACGTTCACGAATTCATCTGAGTCGTCGTCGATCCCGGTGAGGTCGATGATGTGACCCTTTCGGTCGACGGGGTACCTGGGAGCGACCGCTTCCGTGACGTGGCCGATGGGGATGTCGACCGCATCACCGGCGATCTTGGCTTTCAACTGCACCACGCTGGTAGCAAGTTCAGGCCCCAGACTGGTCATATGGAGGATCCGCGTCTCGTGCGCCTCCTTGTATGCCCGAAGCGTTTCGCGCGGGTACTCTGTCCATCGCGTGTCAATCAATGTATGGCACGGCTGGCATAACAACATGAGGTTAGCGACATCGTTGATGTCCACCGGGCGTTCTCCCTCTGCGCCCCTGGGCCCCTCTGGGCTGAATGCGACGATATGCGC
This window encodes:
- a CDS encoding SEC-C domain-containing protein encodes the protein MSHRRPRHDQAQLDRLKNEVAQAFPELIASEEAGHLRFKGPFRIEYEGRRLDTYEIEIDLPQDYPDSQPIVRESAGRIPRAPDRHVNSDGALCICLPEEYWLHGFAERPLIDYISGPVRTYLLGNSLVELGAGWPHGEWAHGSEGLLQFYQEHLGPIDGRILRGYLDYLARPEVRGHWLCPCGSGKVVRKCHMPALRRLRDRIPPSVAAKSLSMLAASSK
- a CDS encoding N-6 DNA methylase, which translates into the protein DSKQASFFSDLPDESANRELGGIYTPHYIARFFARFLKENLTPPLFRSLKLADPACGSGIFLRTTLEMQCDPLQDIDIHAVAGQAFQNVLGIDVEETACQATRLSLSLLHLVLTGSFPSALRIESAEVIEYYAKHLGLKEAYDAVVTNPPFIKWDAVPEDWRQRISKFMATEATGKIDLFLALLKVGLEMVKPGGFLLYVLPHSFLIARNAAKLRQRIAAEFWVRVIVDLSEIPVFGDVGAYVVLLILQKKPRHAAEEPLAAVVHCRGYVGFALQSALEGKRTTSDFYSIHDTSQATFRAKTWQVPPPSQQGLAAALRRFTRLDDFLIVREGFVTGADDVFIRRRADAPPGEEKAYRPFLHDREMGRYRVPKNTKEVVFYPFENDRRLEATEVRKRFPATWAFLGEHKKLLQERASVRAKTVEWWCPERPRSPENMLRPKLVSPHLILLPRFSFDETGQYAISHSPLLYPRDPSSQTDFLLYFLAVLNSSVAYWQIAMLSHKYSRGYAMLEPKTLKELRIPPPAEVHPSRMKRLLALVRRRLDNSDAQDLELDIDRVVADLYGLSTTDRIEIGMER
- a CDS encoding SAVED domain-containing protein, with the protein product MPKKTKPKMLPPSSSGSPIQAASRDLKEATKILLAVRAGGRCEFPGCNEYLFEHPLTLKEGNFSERAHIVAFSPEGPRGAEGERPVDINDVANLMLLCQPCHTLIDTRWTEYPRETLRAYKEAHETRILHMTSLGPELATSVVQLKAKIAGDAVDIPIGHVTEAVAPRYPVDRKGHIIDLTGIDDDSDEFVNVAQRQIAREVRALYSPGMDVDKTRHISLFALAPIHLLIFLGSRLSNKIPVDLFQRHRDGSNPWVWRTSEEVAAYEWKPLQQGADNGKVALIISLSGQVHREQLPPTIDASYSIYELTLKDQPLTTDLLRQRQDLEEFRQLYRRLLAELMKRHVGLEEISLFPAIPAPIAVACGYDLLPKVHPALCVYDFDKGSGGFNLRTRINANDKQYE
- a CDS encoding nucleotidyltransferase; protein product: MTNNMNNKDYLKVFLDSQALSDDSTELKELQKIRGEVEELLRDEFDSSPTIKYGGSKAKGTLVRESYDLDIICYFPRDDDENAETLEEVFNNVRKALETKYTVVTKTQALRLMGLSDKADFHVDVVPGRYVDDAKSDTFLYRASGDKKRLKTNLDTHIKHVRDSGVSDAIKVLKVWRTRKSLSVRTFVLELAVIELLKDHKKDSLEEQLKHVLTELRDNVDDITIKDPANPDGNDLSEAFDDNVRQILALVAKDTLTTVAASGWEGVFGALPEDSKESRVEALKRAAAGISAPTKPWCNRLV